From the Solea solea chromosome 7, fSolSol10.1, whole genome shotgun sequence genome, the window AAACAGCGTGCACGCCATACAATACAGCATTCTTAAATATTTGGGCTCACATTaaccaaaacacatttgtgaaaaagaaaactgaatgaCAAAAGATACACTAACTCTGTAACTGCTGTAAATAAAGAGAAGTTACCAAATCAGGCTACAACTGTCTAAATAGCCaaatgtacacaaatactgTGATGTATTGCTAAATGTTTTGATTGGTATAgcaaaatatatacaaaatattTCAACCAACCTCTACATCTTAGACCCGTCCACTTAAGGGGCACAAAAGGCCCATAGCAAACTGAGCACTTTTCCAATGAGGAGATCTCTTCTTGCACAAACTTGTGTGTCTTGCGTTCTGAAAATTAATGTGAAAAAgtaataaatcaaattaaatgtgattGTGCTCTTAAAGATTTGGACAGTAAATGCAATTTAAATATACCTCTTGGCCTCTTGGCAGGCAAATTACCATCAACAATAGTCCCCTGCAGAAAAAGTGGTAATTTGAGTCAGTTAAGAATGAATTTAATACAGCCACAACTAAGTGgaaactggaaaaacaacaacattttactGGTATAATCTATAATTTATGAAGGAAAAGTAAAAATTAGGCTGGACTGCAAATCTCAAAGTAAGCATAAACAGAAAAGTTAGCATTCTAGcagtaatgtacagtatgtccagAATGTCTAACACTTAATAGCTCAAGTGATCCCAAGTTCTTATGGGATACGCTACAGTTTGCTCAAACACGTGTCCATCACCTATGCGACACAGGAACATACCTCTACAATAACAAATATGTGACCCAGTCAGAAATACTATACaactaaaaagaaaattcaGTCCTAAATGTCAGTTCATGACTTTTTCAGTTCATGACCTCTTAAACCATGACCTCAGATACACAGTAATGTTCAATGATCTCATTCAACAACTTCCTCCATCctccaaataaaaacatggtaAGAAAATAATACCAAGATTTTGGTAACAAATACATACTAAGTTCTGGCAATGAGTGTGTGACAAACCTCTTCTGGGTGGTCAGTGGGAGAAGGAAGCTCTTCAAGAGCATTGACTGTAGCTGtgagtgtctgtggagacagaaGTACAgggtgaaaaaagacaaaaacagtcacCTGAGAGTCTAACATCTGATTCAGAAATATATTTCTATATTACCTACATGTGACATGGTTATATATGTGAAATCATGCCAAGTCCTTGTGAGAGAAACAGTAATTTACTTAAAATCAGTGTATCACTGTCTACCAGTCGATGTCCTCTTACACccatgaacacagacacacaaataccaGCAACGGTCAAACagcttttctgtttgtcacgTACAGTTGACAGAAAGGGTCTCGCATACCAGTGCATGACCTCTTAtaccatgaacacacacacacaaaatatgatGGTCATTAGTCATCCTTGTAACAGAGAAGACATACTCGGTCTTCATGCACAAAGACCCCTTAAACCATGACTGCAGACACAGTTATTTACAGTAGCAGGAAGAATCACAGGTCACATCACCAAGACAAACCATACATGTGAAGCTCAGTTTGTAAGTGTCTGCAGCGACTGGATATGTCATCACAGAGCACCCTGCATGTTACTGCTACTCCCCCCCATATGCTTATATAAAGCTGTATTAGCATAGCTATATATCACTCCATGACTCATTGTTGTGAATTGACATTATGTAAAGAAGTTGGAGTATCACAAACCTCTACAGGAAGATCACATGCAGCGATGATCTGGGCGGGGTCAGGAGCTCGAACCACGAGGGTCTGCGGAGAATATTGAAATTCTTTGCAATcaactttattcatttaaacaaaatacTGAATTAGATGAAAGAAAATTGTACCACTGGCTTTTCATGTTCATGTCCACGCCATGGCAAATTATGCCCTCCATAGTCGTAAGTGATTTCTTCGCCTGCTTTGATGGCCATTATTGCAAACAAACAGAGGTGTGGAACGCCATCCAcatcaatttttttcattttggcatTTGGATTTGGGTCATCGTTGACTAGTCTGCCAAGGGAGCCATCCTCAATGCAAGCATCAATGCTACAGGGGTAATAAaacagtcaccaattaaaaatattgaaaatgatgTTCTGTCAGATTATTAATAACTATTAATTTTCCTATCAACATAAATTAGGACCAAAACAATTTGATTATCAAGTTAATCATCAAATAATttgataatcagtttgagtgtttttaagaaACAATTAATTAAGaatataattgttagttgcaacTCTACCGGATATAGTTATGTTACACTCAATCATGTATCCTCTCTCTCAGCCGTATATTTTGTAATGTCAGACACTGCAGATGTGCgcaaaaaagacacagaacacCATGGCAAGGCAACAGTGTCACATATATGTTAAAATGGCATTCCATTGGGGGTTGATATTACATATTAAAAAGCCAGTGAATGAACAAATACTTTGTTTAATAGCTCATTGGGGGATTTTGACAGGAttgctgcacaaaaaaaaaaacaatcaaagaaaAATCAGAATGCACACATTTCAGATGCAGGGAGAAGCAGCCTGAATGTGAgtatgtgttgtgttgagtGTAGACACAGTTTGAGCAAAAGCATAGAGCTATTATGGACATAAGCAAGGGCTATCACAACTTGCAAACAGGATTGAAATATATGGTACAGGTGACTTACCAATAATAACTTCCTTGATGTTTGAAGgtgtaaatgtattcatttgaaTGGTTTTTCCTCGTCAGGGTCCCTCTGTATTCCACAATAAACGAACCCTTTTCGATTTGCCCTTTGGCAAACACACCCCGacctgttaaacaaaaaaaatctgattgatCGAAACACCACTACACCAAACACTTCGAACATGGTTGAATCACCACATTTGCATATCTTGGACCAGGATGAATGAGATGGTGCACAGACATATGGACAGGTAGGGGGAGTCCCTGGCCGAATATGATGTGTGTGGTCCTGTGCTTACATTAATCGGGGTCAAGCAAATGTATATGTGGAAGCAATGCTCAGCTACGACACAAATAAGTGCTattttacaattaaaacaagactAGTAAGCACTATTGTATGATACACTGCTggttattttgattttaaatcatatagatatatatatatttacatatcatTAGTCACAAGTCAGCAAGTTGGTAACACTGGTTATTAATGTGTGGTTACATTACTATTGTTATCAGCAATAGTAAAGTCTGGATTGTGGTATTCCGTATACATTTGCgcactttaaaatattaaaacttaATTGGGAAAAGTCTGAAAAATCCTACCTTTAGTCTCATTAATAAATCTCCATGTTAGAACGTCCTTGTCCTCCTTTCGTCTGATGTGCTGTTCAGCGTCCTGAAGTGGTTTAAATCCCCTTGTTCTCCTTCCTCTTAGCATGTCTACGAAGTAAATGCCATGTTATCAGTGTCCATAGATATGCAGTATTAATATTCACAAATAATTTACTTCCACGCAAGCCAAAAATATCAAAGCTCCCGGGCGGTTGTCTTATCTGCCGATGCAGCAGTACGCAAAGCGTCACCCAAAGCAAGCTGCAGCTTAGCACCGGGAGCGAACCCAAGGCTAACCGGTTAGCACCGGAGCCTGGCGCTACGATGCTAACGTTACCTCGCGAACGTTGGTAACGTAGGTCCGGTGTAATGCAGCGAGGCTCTGTCACCAGAACACCCAGCTCTTACAcaaaattcaataaatgtaaTGTCTCTGAAGTCCGCCAATAACAATGTCAATGcgtttatatacatacacatatatatattcataattATTTATGTTCATATATACAAACTTACATACGAAAAGCACTTACCTGTCGAACGGTAGTAGCCTTCACGTTATTCTGGCTTGTAGCTTCCAGAATGACGTATATGGGGCGAAGTTGTGTATAATATGGCGCTAACTTGTGTGTAATTTGGCGCCTTGTGTATAACCATGCAGTAACAAATCTCTCCTCTAGAGGCCACTGGTCGACACACACGAATACACATCATTGTTTATAAGACCACTGTTTGAAAAGGGATGTTTATAATCGTcagatattgatatttattcataatACCACTTATGTATTAATATTGCTTTTAAgtattattaatcaataatactATCAATTTATATTTCTGGAATTACAAGGACATCAAAATTGGTCCCTTAAACCAATTGGTCTCGTAAtgctggtacacacacacctttatttatttttgtcccattattttgtctcattttaatgcttttatcAACGTAGAAAAGTGGATTGGCTTCCTttgtgctaatgttttttttttattgagacaatatctctgtcactctGCATATTTGgacttattcctcttattgtgagagctgcgcaataataagagaggctgtggaTCAGCCTGCAGTGTTTGAATAAAGAGCCGTTCTTCAATGCAGACAGAGTCCCGAGCTGAAGGAGCTGTCTACggaggtctccttactacggttcaggggtctgccagcttgaaAACGGGACGTTAGCTTACTACTCTCTGGCCGGCTTGCAagcccaaacaagtgtgtgcagcgtgcctgttgttgtgtttccggTCTAGCGAGATGGTGTTGTAgtttgctcggccaaaaagaACGCTAGTCTCGCGCTAAAAAAAttgacgccgttaaaatgggtttgtgttaaCACCGTTAacgcgtttaactgacagcactagaATTAAGATAATGAAAAATAGTAAGTAAAATATCATGCATAATCAGGAGTACAACAAACAGTGATGTATGTGTTACCTTCAGGCACGACCACACTCATTTTCAGCACAGACATGAGATTATTTGTCACTGGATACTCTCTGCTACTCCAGGATACTAGGAATCATatgagaataaaaaacaaatcagtacAGGCAGACAAAGACTGGAGTatggagtgtgtttgtgtagcctCCTACCTGAATCTTCATGGCTATTTCAGGACCATGATGCACCTGGCCAATGGAAGCAGCAGCAAATGGTTTGTCTTCAAAAGAGGACAGTTTTTCTCTGCATCCAGGGCCCAGATCTTCCTCTAAAACGTtctacatacacatacagacatGAGAACTCCCTCAAGGCCAATGCTTCGTAAAAAGATGACGTGCAACATCATCGCACTCCACTTACATTTATCTGCCAAGTGGGCATGAAGTCTGCGCTCTGTCGGACCCACTCAAAGATCCTCTGCAGCTCGGGGTTGATGAAGGAGTTATCTGAAGtgataaaaacataattcactttccactacaaaaatagtacctactcaacgtgggcagagtcatcaatatacggctgcatgaaactgccgtgactttgtttcacgcatgcacacacacacagaacacacacacacgagtgactagtgacttgtaaagcagttgctttcagtgtaactgaatcattagaatcagttcatttcaaatatttgttcagtacttccccCATGAGCGGAGCATATTTCTGTGCTGCCGTAAGGTTCTTATTCTGACACAACACCAGTGTTGTCACGTGCGTCATATACTGCTGCTGAGGCTATGACAGTCTCTCCTGCTCAAAAGGTTTGTCAAATGGAAGGTGCTGACACATTAGAAGTGACTCTGGGGTTGACCAGCTGTCCATGTTTGACTGGATGCAAGTAAAGGAAATGTGAGAAGAGAACGCTGTATGCTTACCTCCTTTTTGTTTGCCTCCCAGTGACTGTTTTGCCACTTCTACGATGGCACCCAGTCCCAGCCTCACTGCCAGTCCTGTAGTGTAGTCAAATCCAGGGCAACTAAAGAGATGTTTGAAGGCTCAACTGATCTGAcacagttgttgctgttgtatgAAGAGTGAAACTACATTTGTCTGGTATATTTTGATAAACGTTTACCAAACTACAATGCCTTCTTTTCACTACATCTACTACGTCTACTTTCAGGGTTCTCCCTTACGGGTCACCACAGTGGTTCATCTACCTCCAATCCTTGAACATATGTCTTAAATTGTGAGAAATCCACTTGTTCACCGACGGCTTCTTAAAATTGTAATTGCAAACCGGCTGTAAACCATGTGTGACCTGGTTTCTTCTATACAGTCCCTAAGTTCACAACATAAAACTGACAGTATTGTTAAGAATAAAACAATGATCCAATGTGTCGTGCACAGACCTGGTCAGGCAGTGGAACCTGTGAAAGAGTGAAACTGTGGTGTGGAGGAAGTGGGCATTCTGCCTTGGCCAGCTGgtccctcctcctgctccacctGAGCGTGGATGTACATCTGTGGtacagagaagaaagaagaagaagaagacgaagaagaagaagacattaaaTGCTTTGGTAATTCAGAAACAAGCTGTTACCTTGTAAATACTATAGAATAAGACACACTGAGGTTTAACTGTTTGCAAGAACAAAAGGATGTGTCAGCGAGCAGACAGATgagatgtctgtgtgtgtatgtaactGACcgggagagagagattaaaaaaaagaaaaaaagaaagtgttaaCCATTAGAAAAAATGAATTATACGGCAATTAGAGTTAATACTGTCATTTAATGTCTGAGCTCTGATGAAATGCTGTCGGTCAAACAGCGCCACTTCATGAGGTGGTCTCTAAACCATCCTGAAGACTGATTGCATTGGTGCATGCTTCCTAAAACCCCCTCCAAATCTGCTTTCAGTGACACATTTAGGACAGTTCAGATGTGTACTTTGCCTAATCTGGCCGTGATAGGAGTTAATACtaggtctgaacagggtctaAACAGGTCTCCAACTTCCAGTTTCCACCCCCAGTTGCTTTCATGCGGcacaccacttaatatcaagctATAATGAGTTTGATAGAGGATTTAATTTTGCATGATAAATACTttatattgttccatatcaaaagaAACACTTTCATGCTGAAATTCTGTCACATTTGTCCGACATCCTCATCTCCTCCACTGGCTCAGTGCAAGGctgtgtcctctctcctcttcatcctcagaTCTGCCCAGTCAAATTGTCCCATTGtgaaataataacacaacaacagcacaccTCAGCTCTGCAGGACTTTGTTGGGTGGTGTGGAAACTCTTGCCTTGAGCTCAACATGGAGATGATAGTGACCTTTTCCCCCTAACCAGAGACAGATGCTGAGGCAGTCACCACCATCGTACAGGGGGATCCAATATAAAGTATCCAGTATAAATACCTGGGAACAATCTTTGACAATGTGCTGAGGTTTTTCTCTAAATCCtaaaaaagtaaatgtataaAGAAAGACAGTACTTCCTCAGGAAGTGTCTGCTGAACACGGTTAGGGTTGACCGGCCCCCTTCCTCACCCGACTAGATGGGCATTGGCCCCTGGGTCGTTTGGGTTTGAGATCCCTGGACTAAAATATGTCCTGGAtgcatctcctgtgaccacatatgATCGGATCTtgttattcaaatacacactgacatcaTGTCTGTTTGTGAGAACACATTTATGATTTTGTCTGACTGtacagaaaaaaaccctgacagTAATTCCCACACTGTTGTAACATGGAATACGTTTAACCATTAGAAATAGAAATCAGTGTTAATAATGTGGCTGTGGCTGCAAATACACTGTTGTCAAACTACCACTGATCAGACAACATCAGACGATAAGGCCGTCTCCAATCTGTTATGAGGGCGGTTTGCATTCATGCAGCTCAGCAACGTGGTCgcatgtgtcctcaaaccacctctgcATGAACATTGGGACTGTTCAGACCTGAACCTGGGATCTGGACGTGAGCTGTCTGACAGGATCAATGCTTCTTGTCGCCAGCTGTATACACTCAAACGCTCCTTCAGTGAGGTCTGACGGAGCTGAGCGTTTTCTGATGAAGACCACGGCATAcgaataatgttacattgttctgttcagcagcagaataagaacaacaaagaaaaccacCAAACGTTATGCAAAGTAGTTTTAAGCACttgaacatttaaaattgtatttatctaaattttctgacactttagtATTGGATGACTTTTCAAAAACCAAGACACAATATTGTAAAAATAACCCTGACAGTAAGTGAAacagcaagaaagaaaagatgtcACTAATATATTATGGTTAAAAAGTATTAATGCTTTAATGCTAATATTTGTGAGTGTACGTCAACATGTCTGCATGCATAAGAAtggtctttttttccattacctgATGGCATATCTACTACAGCTCCAGCTTCTGTATGGTTTTGTTGCATTGCATCGGAGGGGAGGTCAGAGCCAACAGCCCATTTAGCTGCTTTACCCACATCCATATTGTCCCAGCCCTCTGCATCAGAAACACATCTTCCTTTACTGAGTCTGGCTGTTAAACAGGTCATTGAGCAAGTTATTACAATGTGTCCTTTTAACTTTAGTTAGTcatagcaaaataaaataattgaacataaacacaacataaacaaagagtCCCTCTTATAGCATCTCCCCCACAAAACTCAGCACCTTCATTTTCTAACTGGCCCCCTGGCAACATGTCTGCACAGGGGAACTTTCAGAGGCTCACAGCTTTgtctcattatttttcttttctgcctcCATCCTTTGTTTGGCTCCCTAATGCATGGTTCATTGGTGTGGATAACGTCAAAGTCAACGTCATAGAGCCTTTCATAATAACATTGATTGATTGCACAATAAATAATATCCAtcaataaatgtatttacaatTTGATTCATTTGAATATAGTAACATAGCACACGATTTGGAAACATGTCCACTTAGTTTGGGGCTCTGGACAGTGGGCTATTGTGTACACGTATTTTATTTCTGATGCTCATCACACTTCCCAGCAGACCCTGCACCAGACCCTGAGCTACTTTCACCCCTGCTCCCAGACCTTAGAGGTCACGAGGCAGAGCTGCTCCCCCTGCGTGCTCAGCTGAGCAGAGCCCACTTTACCTGCTCCACTTCAGACAGCAtcactgcacgcacacacacacacacacacagagacaggcgGACAGACGGAGTCACGTTaaactgtgacagtgacacaccCACCTAACTAATCAATCTACGATATAATTCATCTCATCCAGACAATAATCACGTGACAGTTTGCCCTTGGGTGTAATCCACACATTATGTCACGAACACGTTTTAAACATCATACAGATAAATTCATAGTTTTCTGTATTTGACTCACTGTGAATTTAAGCGGCGTTCTTTGTCTCTGTAACCTTTGCCGGGCTGGATGTTGTCAGATATCTAATTAGATTAAATTAAGGCGGGGCTAAAATTAAACACGTCGAACGAGAACGATTCCACATGCACGTGCAGCGAACAGCTGTATAAACACGAGCCGTGTGTCATTCCAGGGTCTGGATCCTGAGAATTCACGGGTTTCCCTTCTCCTATTAAATCTGTCAGGCTAacactgccctctacagttcaaagtcctgaatcacagttCTCCCgcccctctttctttcttcttttttcaggttttatggcagttggcaaacaacgatttggtgcattaccgccatcATCTGGTGTGGAGGGTGCATCAAAATGTGGATGAACCATGGATGGGATAAACTGAACTATta encodes:
- the LOC131463043 gene encoding N-lysine methyltransferase KMT5A-A-like isoform X4, translating into MLRGRRTRGFKPLQDAEQHIRRKEDKDVLTWRFINETKGRGVFAKGQIEKGSFIVEYRGTLTRKNHSNEYIYTFKHQGSYYCIDACIEDGSLGRLVNDDPNPNAKMKKIDVDGVPHLCLFAIMAIKAGEEITYDYGGHNLPWRGHEHEKPVTLVVRAPDPAQIIAACDLPVETLTATVNALEELPSPTDHPEEMSQRMRMRVRMRKLLRLVNHHAAMFLMK
- the LOC131463043 gene encoding histone-lysine N-methyltransferase set-1-like isoform X3; this translates as MLRGRRTRGFKPLQDAEQHIRRKEDKDVLTWRFINETKGRGVFAKGQIEKGSFIVEYRGTLTRKNHSNEYIYTFKHQGSYYCIDACIEDGSLGRLVNDDPNPNAKMKKIDVDGVPHLCLFAIMAIKAGEEITYDYGGHNLPWRGHEHEKPVTLVVRAPDPAQIIAACDLPVETLTATVNALEELPSPTDHPEEGTIVDGNLPAKRPRERKTHKFVQEEISSLEKCSVCYGPFVPLKWTGLRCRE